The genomic stretch TTCAAAAAGGAAAATATTGTTGAATTGTTAAATTAAATTATCTGGCGGAACTAATCCACCGCTGGAACAGCGGTTTAGTTCAACGCCCGCATCAGCTGCAATTTTGTCCCGTAGGGTTGGCGTAGTTTTTGAAATGAGCAGAGCGACTTCAAAAACTATGACAAAAAAATTGTCAGTTGCATGCGATTGTTCTACGGCCCTCCCGTATCAACCTTATACGCGCCCCCGCCGGAGCACAGGACGTGCGGAGGCGGTTTACAGTTTAATGGTAACTATAAATATATTTCCATCACGATCATCATTAAACTCAATATTTGGGTAAGCTTTTAATGCTCGTCGTATTCCGCTTCCAAGTCCTCTATATGGTAATAATTTCGTAGCAAATGACGCCAAAATAGGATTTCTAATATTAGAATTCCCAGAAAGAATATTTTGAATAGTAAGATTATTAGGAAGATGTCCGGGACTAATAATTTCAACTCTATCAGAAAATACAAATACTCTAATAGGGGCTGTTATGAAGTAATCTCGGTGAATCAAGGCGTTTGCAATCAATTCTTCGAGAACTACTTTTGGAATTTCTGTTTCTCCTGTAGAGTTTATTGATTTTGCACCTTGTCTATGTCGAATATTGATTGAAATAAAAGAGATTATCTCCTGGAACATATCTGATACTTTTCCAGTTATATCTCTACTATCAATGTATTTATCTTCATCAATCGAGTTGCCGGGATATGAAACTGCTTTTATATTAAATGCGGGTAATCTAAAATGTAAATTCTTGGAAAATAATAAAGCTCCAGCAACATTGAAGATACCATCCTTTGCCAAATTCATATTTTCCAATATAACTTGTAATGGATTGTCCTGCTCGTCTATTGTCTCACCAAATTCTTTTTGAAAAAAACGTTCAAAAAAAGGTAAATCAATATCAGAAATGGAAATCCCGTTAGCCGGTATTTCATCTCCGTGAATCAATCCTGCCGTTTGGAACATTCTTTGAATTTCTTCTCTGCTGGTAGCTTTTCGTTTATCACTTCCAGATTTTACCCAGATTACTCCCTTATTATCCATATAAGGTTTACTGATTCCATTGAGGACAGTAATAACCATTACCAATCCGTCAGGATGTGTGATATTTTCAGAATATGGATTAACAGAAGGGACAATTGATTGTGAAGCTGCATTAGATAACATTTTATTTAGTCTGCCTATATCTTCTGTGCTTAAGCCCTTTACTTCAAGCGACTTGTCATTAATCCCAATTAGTATTTTACCTCCGCCGGAATTACTAAAAGCAATGATTTCTTGAGCTAATGAATCCTGATTATGAAGATTTTCTTTGAACTGATGACGGCTATCTTCGCCTCTGGATATTATTTCTATTAATTCTGTGGTTTCCATATCTCGTATATTTCCTTACGTCGGTTAAAGGCATCTTCGCCTCCTTCCATTATATCAACAATTTCTTTTTGTAGAATAGAAGAATCAATGCTTCCAATTTTATTCTCAATTTTATCATCACTATATCTGCAGGACAGTATCTGCTCCGCATCACCAAGCACCGGAAAATTCGCATTATGAGTTGCAAATATAAATTGTATATTGATTTTAAGGTCTCGGATCAATTTAATAACATCTTCATAAATCGTTTGATTATCAAGATCATCTTCCGGCTGATCAATAATTATCAGGGCGTTATCTTGTTGATTGAGAATAAACAGAATAAGCGCAGACGCCCTTTGACCTAAAGAATGATGCTGTAACTCTTTATCTCGATAAAAAATGGTAAACTTGTTCTGGACCTGATAAGTTAAAAGGGTTTCGAGATTCTCCATAAAATACTCTACAAATGTTTCAGGTGAAGATCCAGCATTCTGCTTGGCATTGTCAAAATCCTTGTACATTGAACCAAAGTCAGAATATGTGTCTACTAAACCAGAAAATGTATTTTCTCGTATTTTGCTTCCTCGAAATGTGCTTTTGAAGAAATCCAGAAAGCCGGTTTTATCGCCCTTATACTTAGGCTTAATTTTTAATGATGAATTTCGATCATTTATAACATCAAGAAGTCCTTTAATTACTTGAAATTCTTCATGCCATAAGTCGTTTAGCTGTGATAAAGACTGTATTAAACCTTTTTCTAATGATGTTCTTTGCTCTTTTTGTTTTTTTAACGCTTCAAGCATTTTTCCGGCAGTATCTATCTTTGTTTTTAATTCCGGGTATTCTTCAAGATTGATTAATTCCCCGCCTTTCGCTTTCAATTCCTCTTCAATTTTTCTCCTTGTCTCGGCAAATTCATCTGTAAATTTCTTCTTAATGGATTGAAAATCTGTATTCTTATCATTCAGTTTATTTAGCACCTCTGTGGATTCTTTCTTAACATTGAGGATAATATCAATTGCCGATGTTATACCCGAATACATCTTGAAGAAATCCTTAAAAAAACCATCATTTTGTGCTGATTTGTAAGTCATGTGGTTTCTTATTGTATCTTCGTTTTCTTCAAGAAGAGAGGTTATACCATCAATAAAATGTTCCACATCATTCAACATCTGTTTCAGGTTTCTCTCATCAGTATTAAAATCTGTTTGCCGTTTAAATTTCTCTTCGACACCATATTCCTGAAATTTTTTGAGTCTGAAACTAGCGTCTTCTTTCTTCTGTTTATGTTCCTTTATCAGTTCATCAATATTGGAATTCTTTTGAAGTTTGGTAACTGCTTCAGAAACAGCTTGCTTTTGCTCTTCGATTTTTGCCCTGAGATCATACAAGTTTTCTCCAACAAGTTTTTCTACCAAATCTTTTTCAAAACCTTCGCCTCTTGAAGAAAGATCCTTTTGGCCAAAATAAATCGGTTTATAAATAATTGTTTCTTTTATTGAAACTCCAGGCTGCAATTTATCGTCAACATACACTTCGGGGAATTCATTCAGAATTCGTTTGATTTGAAACTCACTACCGTATTGATCTACAGCTGTTATTGTAGCTCTTCCACCACTGCCAAATGTATGTTGAATTAATCGATCCTTGTAGCTGACATCTGTTGCCTGTTCGCCCAAAGGAATATCCAAAACATAACGAACAGCTTCAAGAATGGAAGATTTACCGCTTCCACGAATACCAATTAGAGTATTTAACTCAGGTGAAAAGGGTATTGAATGTCCGCCTAAAACACCACCCTCAAAATCAATGCTTTTTATATAGGAATGTTTATACTTTTCCGGCTTTGCTGTTTTTATCCTGTTTTTATAATCTTTAAGGGCATATTTAACAGCCTCAAATGAAAAGTCCCCGATTTTGAGCCATGTTTCGCCGTCTTTTGCTCCAATTTCATCAATTGATTTACAATCAGATCCTTCGACTTCAGACGGATACCAGTCGTTAAGCCAGGATTTTACTTTGGTCCTGCAAACACCGTCCTTTTTATCATGGGTTCGGACTTTTTGAAAACCAAGAGTATGCTGTCGAACATCTGCATATCTTTTATCAGCAAAATCGCTTAATTTACCTCCCTTCATTTCCGCCCATAAGCCACTTCGTTGTTCCACATGGGCAAAGATCAGAAAAAAGTCTCGATTTGTTTTCTTAAGTTCTTCTACAACTTGAAGAATATTTTTATCGCTTTTACCATTTTCATTTTGATATTCCGAAGGAGATTTACCGGGAAACATGCTTGCTAAAAAGGGATTGATATAATCCTCGCCATTTGCCAGCCATTCATCAGAGAACACAATAAGTGTATGAATTCCATTGGAGCCATCATTGACAGATAGTTCAACACTCGGCAGCAGGAAAATATCTTCCGTTTTTGCTTTCTTTCGCAGATTAATAAACTCATCTTTATCGAATTTATTATGATTGGTAATAGCTCCTATGTTAATGGACTCCTGTTTTAACTTTTCAACATAGTTATTCAGGAAGGAGTTATCTTCTCCCGTATAGGAAAACTGCTTATCAGCACGGGTGTGAAGATGAAAGTCAGCTTTAAGCCAGATTGAGCCATATGTGAAAATATTTGTTCTGTTATTCATCATTGTTTCTTCCTTCTATTCATTCATCGGCTTGTATAAAAATAAGCTTTGTAAGATTTCTTACCTCAAAAAAAGGACTGTTCTCTTTTTTTTCTTTCCAATATTCATAGACAGAATCACCTGCGATGAGCGGTTCAAAAAAATCAACAATTCGGATGCAATGATCTTCTATGTATATCCTATCATGAAAAGAGGCTATCTCTTTATATTTCTCAAGTAAAAGCTGAATTGATTCCTTATATATCAATAAAACATTTTCATCATTTTTATATCTGTAAAAAAGTCTAACTAATAAAAAAAGCAAACTCTCATTCTTTACATGATCTATAAACAGAATTCTATTAATCATCAACAAAATTGTTTTATGGTTATTTATAGATGGATAATTAATCTGGTCGTCAATTATGTCGCTCATTAATTTCTCCAGATCAAAAATATCACTGCTAATAATTTTATTTTCTATATTTCCATTGGAATCTATAAATTTCTTTGATGTATTTTCAATTTCTTCCATAAATTGATTTGATTTTGTATCATTCAAAACATCTCTATTTGCTTTAAAAAATTCATAATACGGCAGGCAATTATTAGCAGGAATATTACCCCAAGAGTCTATCTCTGAATCAAAATGCGTATCAATATACTTTTGTATACTTTCCCATTTGGATACATAAGAATCAAAGATAGCTTTTAGACAAGTTCCTTTATCAAAATTTGCTCTGTTTAAAGCATTAAAATACTGTGACACCGGAAATTTTCCAGGGAAACTATTATCAGGAAGAGATTTTATGTACTCAATGCAAAGATTAAATAAATACTCAGATATAGCATCATCCGGTTGAACAAATAGCATGGCATTAAATAATAAGTTTTTTGAATACTTTCCCAAATCATTTCTATCAATCAAGGACACAACAGATTTCTTATGCTGTTTTGTAAGAAAACTAAAAATGCTTTCAGTTTTTGAATTTTCTGGTCTCAATATATCAGCACTCTGAACAGGCTCTTTTAATAATTCTTGCAATACAATCCGGAAGTGAGGATTAGATCTTATTGAGTACAATTCCAGTTCTTTGAATCTTTCATCCAA from Candidatus Delongbacteria bacterium encodes the following:
- a CDS encoding putative DNA binding domain-containing protein gives rise to the protein METTELIEIISRGEDSRHQFKENLHNQDSLAQEIIAFSNSGGGKILIGINDKSLEVKGLSTEDIGRLNKMLSNAASQSIVPSVNPYSENITHPDGLVMVITVLNGISKPYMDNKGVIWVKSGSDKRKATSREEIQRMFQTAGLIHGDEIPANGISISDIDLPFFERFFQKEFGETIDEQDNPLQVILENMNLAKDGIFNVAGALLFSKNLHFRLPAFNIKAVSYPGNSIDEDKYIDSRDITGKVSDMFQEIISFISINIRHRQGAKSINSTGETEIPKVVLEELIANALIHRDYFITAPIRVFVFSDRVEIISPGHLPNNLTIQNILSGNSNIRNPILASFATKLLPYRGLGSGIRRALKAYPNIEFNDDRDGNIFIVTIKL
- a CDS encoding histidinol-phosphatase; protein product: MMNNRTNIFTYGSIWLKADFHLHTRADKQFSYTGEDNSFLNNYVEKLKQESINIGAITNHNKFDKDEFINLRKKAKTEDIFLLPSVELSVNDGSNGIHTLIVFSDEWLANGEDYINPFLASMFPGKSPSEYQNENGKSDKNILQVVEELKKTNRDFFLIFAHVEQRSGLWAEMKGGKLSDFADKRYADVRQHTLGFQKVRTHDKKDGVCRTKVKSWLNDWYPSEVEGSDCKSIDEIGAKDGETWLKIGDFSFEAVKYALKDYKNRIKTAKPEKYKHSYIKSIDFEGGVLGGHSIPFSPELNTLIGIRGSGKSSILEAVRYVLDIPLGEQATDVSYKDRLIQHTFGSGGRATITAVDQYGSEFQIKRILNEFPEVYVDDKLQPGVSIKETIIYKPIYFGQKDLSSRGEGFEKDLVEKLVGENLYDLRAKIEEQKQAVSEAVTKLQKNSNIDELIKEHKQKKEDASFRLKKFQEYGVEEKFKRQTDFNTDERNLKQMLNDVEHFIDGITSLLEENEDTIRNHMTYKSAQNDGFFKDFFKMYSGITSAIDIILNVKKESTEVLNKLNDKNTDFQSIKKKFTDEFAETRRKIEEELKAKGGELINLEEYPELKTKIDTAGKMLEALKKQKEQRTSLEKGLIQSLSQLNDLWHEEFQVIKGLLDVINDRNSSLKIKPKYKGDKTGFLDFFKSTFRGSKIRENTFSGLVDTYSDFGSMYKDFDNAKQNAGSSPETFVEYFMENLETLLTYQVQNKFTIFYRDKELQHHSLGQRASALILFILNQQDNALIIIDQPEDDLDNQTIYEDVIKLIRDLKINIQFIFATHNANFPVLGDAEQILSCRYSDDKIENKIGSIDSSILQKEIVDIMEGGEDAFNRRKEIYEIWKPQN